The sequence CAGGAGCTACAAGCCGGAACTCGCGAAAGTTTTCGGTGCGAATGATGAGCCGGATATGTCATTGCCGGAAATTTCGGTTGATGACCTTCACGAAATGTATTCGCTGATTAAGGGGTTCGCGGCAGATTTTGACCTCGACAACATAGACAGGCTAATGGAGGAAACAAAGCATTACCGAATCCCGGAGGCCGAGCGCGGCAAATTCGAGAAGATTAAAGAATGCGTAACAAGCGCGGACTGGGGGACTCTTGAAGAGCTATTGTAGGCTATAATAGACAGGGTTGGACATATTTAACGTGAAAGAAGGAATGCAGGAAAAATGAGCAAAATATTATTCATCACAGAAAAGGTCAGCTTCATTTCAGAGGGCATAATCAATCACCTTAAAGCGCAGGATTTCGAGGTTCTTACGGTGAAGCCCGATGTTACGGCAATCTCAAACTTTCTGAAAGAGGACAACGGAAGCGATGAGGAAGGAATAGATCCCGAAGTCGCCGCGCTATTGAGCCAGGAGTCAGAGAAAGCAGAGGGAGAGTCAGCAGAAGCAGGAGCCGCCCCCGACAAGAAAGACGACATTCCGCGAATATTCATACTCTACCTGCAGGGCGAGGACAATTTGATGATTGACGTACTCGGATATATCCGGGATTTAGTCGAGGATCGCGGGATACGCTTCTTTGTCATCGGGACTCAGGAAGAGCTTGACACGATAATAGGCAAGAAAGCCGACTATGTAGCGCAGATGTACACGCGCCCCGTAGACCTGGCCGAGCTAATCAAGAGGCTTCAGAAGGAAGGGGAAGCAGTCGACAAGCTCAAAGAGTTTAAGAGCATTCTTATTGTTGACGATGACGCAACCGCGCTCCGCTCAATGAAGAGCCTTCTGTCAACACGCTACAAGATTCTTGTCGCAAGCTCAGGAATGAACGCCATAACGATTCTGGCAAAGAACAAAGTTGACCTGATACTTCTTGATTTCGAGATGCCAATCGTGAACGGCCCGAAAGTTTTGGAGATGATACGCTCAGACCCGAACACGTCAAACATTCCGGTGATGTTCCTGACGGCAAAAGGCGACAAGCGCAGCATTATGGAAGTATTGAGATTCAAGCCGGAAAAATATCTCCTCAAAACAATGCTCCCGAAAGACATTCTCGACAGCATTGACGATTTCTTCAAGACAAGACGCTAACGTGGGAATGTTCCTTTCTTTCTGAGACCCTTTCCGCCGAAAACGGGAGGGGTCTTTCTCTTACGCATAGCCGAGACGCTTCAATGCCGCCGGATTTCTCCTCCATCCCGGGACAACCTTCACCCACAAATCAATATACGCCGGAATCCCGGTAACATCCTCGAC is a genomic window of Synergistaceae bacterium containing:
- a CDS encoding response regulator; amino-acid sequence: MSKILFITEKVSFISEGIINHLKAQDFEVLTVKPDVTAISNFLKEDNGSDEEGIDPEVAALLSQESEKAEGESAEAGAAPDKKDDIPRIFILYLQGEDNLMIDVLGYIRDLVEDRGIRFFVIGTQEELDTIIGKKADYVAQMYTRPVDLAELIKRLQKEGEAVDKLKEFKSILIVDDDATALRSMKSLLSTRYKILVASSGMNAITILAKNKVDLILLDFEMPIVNGPKVLEMIRSDPNTSNIPVMFLTAKGDKRSIMEVLRFKPEKYLLKTMLPKDILDSIDDFFKTRR